TTAGGAGCCAGAGTCCTATATGGCGGAGTTGTTGAAGAAATCATCTTCCGGTGGGGTCTTATGTCACTTTTCATCACGTTGATGAGTTTTTTTCATGCTGTCACTCAGATTATTGTAGTTCTTGGAATTATCCTATCTAGTATTCTATTTGCAGTCACACACTTTCTAGGTGTAAAAGGAATGAAAAAATCAAGATGGCTATATTCTTATGCTGTATTAGGAAATTTGTGGGTAGGTATTTTTTGTGGCTGGCAATTCTGGTCGAATGGTTTAATTGCCGCTATCATTGTTCATATGCTTTTCCACCTCTTATTGTACCCTTGTGAACTGTGGTATCGTAAAAAGCTAGGGAATGATGAAACGACTGCTGTAAACATGTAACATTTTTCTTGCCCCATTAAAGGTGCAATAATTGAACATGTATGAATTACCTACATATGATAAAAGCCCCCTTTTGTATTCACTTTAGAAGAAGGCTTTCAATCGTTTAAAAATAATCAAAAAAGCATGGCGGTGAATCCGGAATTAAATTCTCAAGCACCTCTATCATTTCATGACTTCCTTTTATTCTTCCGATATCATACAAAAATGCAGGGCTTTTATAACTTAATAACATAGTTGTTAATGTTTGAATCGTTAAGGACATTCCCTCCATATTATTTGGTTCTTTCTCATATGTTATATGTAATTGTTTGTCATAATCCCACTTTAAAGAAAAAGTCCCTTTATTCCACTCCAACATTGGATCATCTATATGTAAAATTAGCTTTTCATTTTTTACATGTTTAAATGGATATTGTTTCAGAAAACCAACTACATCGACAATTCTTCCCATATAGTAAGGGGCGATTGTCTGTTTTATTTCACTATCTTCAAGTAAGAAAGCAACCGGTTCATGAACGCATGTCTTTCCTTTAACATAATACACCATTGAAAAGTGTGCACTAATGAAATTCCATAACCCTCTTCTCGCCTCTTCATTTAAGTAAATCATTTCTTCTATATAAAACTTCTCTTCAAGGACACGATAAAATAAATAGCCATGTGGAATATCTTCATCTGTATAATAAATTGCTAATTGCAAATCAATTGTTTCCTCACGAAATCGTTCTTCCCATGCAAGTGTATTTCGAACCATCGCTCCATTTGTTTTTCTAGCAAACTCATCATAAACTTTTTCTTTTTCTTTACTTTTTAATCCAACTCGCCTTACTCGGCCACTAATGTTTCCACGATACTTAGGAAGCTGTGTATCTTTAATTTGGTATTCGATGATATCAGAAATAATTTCCCAGCCTTTTTTGCGATAATAAGGAATCGAGTAAGGGAACAAATAAGAAATATATTGTCCATTTTCTCTCATCGTTTTTAAGCTTTCTTTCATTAATGAGTTCATTAATCCATGCCCTGCATATTCTGGATATGTACCAACTCCAGTAACTCCTCCCATTTCATAAATCACACCATGGATATTTATTTGGAATGGCAAAACAACAATTTGAGAAATTAATTTATCATGATCAAACCAGCCTAATGCAGTCCCTGGCTTTAATTGATGGCTTTTCTTTTGTACCATCTTTTCTTCATCATTAATCATCTTTTTAGAAACTTGAAACACATATTTCATTAAGTTTGAAAACTGATCCACTTCACTTTCCTTAATAGGTCTCATAATCAAACCTTTATAATACTTCTCATTCATTTTCA
This sequence is a window from Bacillus pseudomycoides DSM 12442. Protein-coding genes within it:
- a CDS encoding CPBP family intramembrane glutamic endopeptidase — its product is MFNWIFVFSIAIPGIVTMSLAEQKINKKLENTPETPSIYLSLFIHTLLVLLFSGMGAFFLSKIQDGNIILPSNIGEAVLIGVICSLGHVIIYYGFFRKVIDKETFLQIEHQRHSVGLGARVLYGGVVEEIIFRWGLMSLFITLMSFFHAVTQIIVVLGIILSSILFAVTHFLGVKGMKKSRWLYSYAVLGNLWVGIFCGWQFWSNGLIAAIIVHMLFHLLLYPCELWYRKKLGNDETTAVNM
- a CDS encoding GNAT family N-acetyltransferase; the encoded protein is MNEKYYKGLIMRPIKESEVDQFSNLMKYVFQVSKKMINDEEKMVQKKSHQLKPGTALGWFDHDKLISQIVVLPFQINIHGVIYEMGGVTGVGTYPEYAGHGLMNSLMKESLKTMRENGQYISYLFPYSIPYYRKKGWEIISDIIEYQIKDTQLPKYRGNISGRVRRVGLKSKEKEKVYDEFARKTNGAMVRNTLAWEERFREETIDLQLAIYYTDEDIPHGYLFYRVLEEKFYIEEMIYLNEEARRGLWNFISAHFSMVYYVKGKTCVHEPVAFLLEDSEIKQTIAPYYMGRIVDVVGFLKQYPFKHVKNEKLILHIDDPMLEWNKGTFSLKWDYDKQLHITYEKEPNNMEGMSLTIQTLTTMLLSYKSPAFLYDIGRIKGSHEMIEVLENLIPDSPPCFFDYF